Below is a genomic region from Henckelia pumila isolate YLH828 chromosome 3, ASM3356847v2, whole genome shotgun sequence.
GCGCTTCCCTCGGCCTAGCTGGGTCTACGAAAATCACCCACCCATCAAGGAACTTGGCGTTCATACCCTCTCGCGCCTTCTCGGCTTCTTCAACTGTCTCATAAGTAATAAAACCAAACCCTTTCGATCTTCCGGATGCTCTGTCAATTATCACTTTGGCTGCATAACAAACAAAATAGTTTAGAAATTGAACCAGTCGATCTGTGACAGTGGCCTGTTTGTTTGGGTTTTCAATTTCCAGTCAATTCAGTAAAAAGATTTATGATGTTATCCGTTCATTCAAGAACCCATGTATATCCAAACAGTCGGGTAAAACAAGGAAACTGTCCATATATCTAGATATCAGGAGATATATGCATTACCCTCGCGAAGCCGGCCAAATGAAGCAAAGGCATTATAAAGATTTTCGTCGGTGGTGGCTCTTGAAAGACCTGTGTCGTCAACATCAAGACAAGTGTTGGTCCCTCTTAAGATATGATCATAAAATATGCAAGAAAGAAGACCATTTCTAAAGTAGACCCGAACAGAATTAGAAGCCATAAGTTATAGGTTGTAAGGACTGGTGAACTTGTAAGTGTGAGCTACGGATGTGCAAAGATGAATCGTGTGGCTCCTAAAGCGAAAAATTGTTCGAGGTAACAGAGATATAGAAGAGATAAGATCAACACAAGCATTCATATGCTTACAATCTATAGGTTTTCTAACTCTAGTTATAAGACCAATCAATTTCGAGTATCTCGCACCCACATATATGAGCATGCAAGTAAAGAGATACAATGGTTACGTCAAACTCCTTATACACTTAAAAATTTAACTTGGAGACTTCCCGAGAATGACACATGAGCTAAGATACTAGATTTTGACTCACTTTTATTCCTTGTCTAAATTGAAGACACAGTCACATCTCACTCTCTTTATCATGCTGATGCAAAGACTGGTGATGGTTtaactgaaaa
It encodes:
- the LOC140892319 gene encoding organelle RRM domain-containing protein 2, mitochondrial encodes the protein MAFAAFRRVLSGSSAPSPLLRSHFASIRPNSTLVTLTTPKLFISGLSRATTDENLYNAFASFGRLREAKVIIDRASGRSKGFGFITYETVEEAEKAREGMNAKFLDGWVIFVDPARPREAQPRQPPRQDVQLNSQSTDMGFTTNKTIGWCG